Part of the Spirochaetota bacterium genome is shown below.
CGCTGTCATGTTTCAATGTTTTATTATAATGACTAATGGCTTTTCCAGTTTGTCCAATATCTGAATAATAATCACCCCTGGCATTGTGTGCAAAAGCGTATTTAGAATAATCTGCTTCACGTCTATGGACGACTCTATCTCCAATATTCGCAAGAATTAGATTCCCATCTCCAACCAAAAGGAAACCAAAGGTTTTGCTATAAAATATAGATAAAACTGTTATTCTAGCGATAATAAGATTTTTTTCGTTAATAATGTACAAAATATCGTTTATCTTTATTCCTTCGGAAGAGTAAAGCCTTACTGTTGCTCTAGTATTCTCATGTATTTTACTCTGGGGCATCTTTTCTTTTGATTTCAAACTAGTGCCAATCATTATTACCTTTCCGATAAGAACAGAATTCCATCCTCGAATATCATCTTTAGTGTAAAATATTTTTAATTTACGATTATTGCCTTTGTCAATTAAAGCGGCAGCGTAGGATGTATTGATGTTAATTAAGCGCAATGCCAATAATGAAGATAGAGTTACAAGCAGCCATTTATATGAAACCATTTTATCTAAGAAACCTCAGAGGATTGAGTGGTGTAAGATATTTCCTTATTTCAAAATGTAGATGAGGTCCGGTTACGGCCCCGGATGCACCGGAAAATGCAATTGTTTCCCCCTTATATACTTTATCATTGGTTTTTACAATATTCTTTTTATTATGTGCATATACTGTAATATAATTATTATCGTGTCTCACAACAATAACCCTACCATATTTATTCTTCCACCCACTGAATATAACCTTTCCCATTGCAGAAGCCCTTACTGGTGTGCCAATTGGCGCTCTAATATCTATACCGCAATGAAATCTTTTTTTCTTGGTTATGGGATCCATCCTTTTGCCAAATGCTGAAGTAATTCTTCCATTTATTGGCCAATAAAATTTTTTTGGTTTGGCTCGTCGCTTATTTAAGTATCTTTCTGATCTCCTATTTTTATTGCTTAATAAAATTGGTTGAACAGCATCCGGTATAAAGATGGTTTGGCCGATCTTTATTATATTATTTTTGATTTTATTAGTATTTATTATCTTTTGAACATCTACCTTGTATTTTTTTGATATTTTAAGTAAATAATCACCCTTCTTTACTCTATATTTGAGACAATTTTTATTGGGTATAAGAAGGTTTTTGCCTGCAATTATTCTATTAGCATCCTTAATATTGTTAACCCTGATTATTAACCTGTGATCAGTTTTATATTTCCTCGATATCGACCAAAGATTCTCATCATTCTTTATTTTATGAGATGTCAGATGCCATTTTTTATCCTTTTTCCTTAATTGTTCAATCAGGTCTTTTCCTTTATCAATTTTACATTTTTTAACTCTTCTATAATTACGATCCTTTTTAATTTGCTTTTTCTGATTATATTTTTCTTCTTCATCTTGATCAATAAAGCTGTCATCAAATGTGTTATCATAGATTATTGAGCCTATTTGAATGTCAACCTTATCCCCATTATTTGATGATTCATTAGTCTTATGTAATCCATCAATTATTATAGAGTTTTCAACCCTTTCAATCTCCTCTTTTGGATAAAAAATTTTCAATTCATTAGGATTACCTGAAACCAGGCTATTATATATAGCTATTGTAACTATCAATACAAAAATGGTAATAGTTGATATGATGTATATTTTCTTCCCCATGTGTATTAAATCGGATAAAATATCCTTTATCTTTAATGGATGAGTTATGATCCGTCACAATCATAGAAGCATAAAATAATAAGTGCTTGACTTTTTTTGTGTATATCAGTGGTTTTATTTCTGAACTCATTCTAATATAAACAATGATGAATAGGTTGAGATGAGGTTATAATTATACCATATTTAATCAGATACAGTTGAAAGAAGTAGGTGAACTCATGAAAAAATATAATGTCGTTATTCTAGGTGCTACAGGGGCTGTAGGCATTGAGTTTAGAAAGATATTGATTGAGAGAAAATTTCCAATTAACAATATCCGCTTCCTTGGCTCATCATCAGTAGGGAAAGCGATTGATTTTGGCAATAGAAAGGTTGAGGTAGAACCTGTCAAAGATGACTCATTCAAGGGATTTGATATTGGGCTATTCTCCGCTGGGGCAACAATAAGTAAGCAGATAGCGAGAAATGCTGCTGACTCAGGTTGTGTTGTTGTGGATAATAGTTCAGCCTGGAGGATGGAACCTGATGTACCCTTGGTTGTCCCAGAAGTCAACCCAGATGATATTAAATGGCATAAGGGTATTATTGCGAATCCGAATTGCTCCACAATTCAGATGGTTTTGCCCCTTAAACCAATCCATGATGCAGTGAAGATTAAGAGAGTGGTAGTAAGCACCTATCAGGCTGTATCCGGTACTGGCGTTAAAGCTATTGATGAATTAACTAAACAGACTAAAGACATCCTTGAAGGCAAAGAACCACGGAAGTCAGTTTACCCTCATCAGATTGCCTTTAATGCCCTACCCTTCATTGATGTTTTTATGCCGAATGGTTATACAAAAGAAGAGATGAAGATGGTAGATGAAACAAAAAAGATTTTGGGAGATGACTCTATAAAAATTACTGCAACCACAGTAAGGGTACCTGTATATTATTGTCATTCCGAATCGGTAAACATTGAGACTGAAAGAAGATTGGAACCTGAATATGCCAAAGAGCTGTTGAGCAACACAAAGGGTATTTCGATCATTGATGATCCAGCCCATGATCATTACCCCCTAGCTGTCGACGCTGCAGGCAAGGATGATGTCTATGTAGGTAGAATCAGAAGGGATGACTCAATTCCTAATGGTATCAACATGTGGATAGTATCAGATAATATAAGGAAGGGCGCTGCGTTGAATACAATCCAAATCGCTGAGTTGATGATTGAGAAGGGAATCATTTAGGATCTACTTCTGCAAGATCAAAGTTATAGCAAACTACTATTATGCTTAAATATATACGCTTAATCTTTTTGGAATGAAAAGCGTTACTTATACAAGATTTCAATCCCCAATTATCACTTTCAAATTATAACATAAATCCCTTAGATTTCACTGAATTGATTCATTTACCTTTAGTCCTCTATTATACTATTATTTTCACTTGCTAATATCAAATCTTCATGTATAATTAATACAAACTGTCATTTATTTTGTTCCTCCTGTTTATAATAATGAAAATAAGATCGAGAGACTATTATTATGCCCTCTTTTATTATAAAAGTATAGGAATGTGCAAAATTGAAATTAATCATATTCTATTTTGATCCAAAGGTAACTAAAATCTTGGTTGAAAAAACTGATGAGGATGGAAACAAGTCTATAGTAATCTCATCACCCAATAATTTTGTAGCCAAGAATGAAATTATCGCTAAGGTTGTCAATGTTGATTCATCTGATGATGTTGTTCTTCATTTGGATGATGGCTATAACTACTATAACATTGAGAACTTTATCTCCATAAAAGCGGCCAATGGAATTATTTTTGATGAAATATCCTCGGTTTACAGGGCGTCTCAGTATGGTTTTGTTGTCTTTAACAGGAATAGTTCACAAATTGTATTACACTCTACTTTACAGATTACAAAGGATAAGCTTAAGGCCTACTATTTAATTTATCCTACAAAGTTTCAAAAGATACCGACCTATCAAGAGATTTGTGAGGTTTTATCCAAGAATCGCATTCTTGCTTCTCTAGATGAAAAGTCAATAATGGATCAAATGGAAAAAATTGATATTAACTCTACAAGGATCAATCGATTAGTAGTAGCTGCAGGGAAAGATCCGGTCAATGGGTATAATGAATATTACATTCCCATAGTAGAGATGAAGAAGAAGGCTGGAAAGATGTTGGATGATGGGAGTATTGACTATAGAGAGGTGAATTCAATTGTTAGCATACACAAAGGAGAAAAGATATTACAAAAGATACCACCAGTAGAACCTGTGGACGGATACAATATTTATGGAGAGACCGCAAAGGCAATTATTGAAAATAAGGAAGGGTACATAAGAGCGAAGAATATCATTCAATCTGCCGATGAGTTAATTTATGTATCAGCTATAGATGGATGTCTAGAGATAATTGGGAATAAGGTTTCAGTATCTCCTGTAGCTACTGTCAAGGGGAATGTTGACTATGAAACAGGAAATATCGATTTCAATGGATCAGTACATATTTTTGATTCAATCCTACCAGGTTTTTCAGTCAAGGCAAAGGGAGACATCAAAGTAGAGAATAATATTGATGATGCCACTGTTGAAGCTGGGGGTGATGTTATAGTTAATTCTGGCATCTCTGGCAAAGGATCAACCATTGTTAGAGCAATGGGCAGGGTGAAATCAAAATTTATATTGAATTCCACTATTGAAGCGGGTGACATTGAGGTAGAGGATTCAATTATCAATAGCTATATCTTTTCAAACGATAAAATAGAATTAACCCATAAGCATGGAAAGATCATTGGGGGAGAAGCATTAGCTTTACATGAGATCATCGTAAATGTCTCAGGTGTTCCTAAGGAAAACAAGACTATCCTCGCTGTGGGGCGAAGCCTATATATCGATAGAGATCTTATGAAAATAAAAGAGAGAATTGATCCTTTAAAGAGTGAGATTGAGGAGATTACAGAAAAGATAAGAACCAGCTATGGAGAGGAGTTGTTTCATAACCCTAAGGATTTTATTTCTATACTTCCGCCAATAAAGAAAAAGGCTTGCTTAAGCCTACTATCTGATCTTACCATACGCAACAAAGAACTCAAGGAGTTATCAGAACAATACAATGAAATAGAGGGAAAGCTAAAATTCGAAAGAGAACCCATTGTTGTAATAAAGAATGAGGTTTATCCTGGTACCCTAATTAAAATAAAAAAACAGGTAAGACTAATTGATGAGAAATTAGAGAATGTAAAATTCTATGAAGATTCTGAAAACAAAGAGATTCGCTATACCTCTGCAATATAATTCAAAGGCATAATAGATTCGATCTACTAAAATACAGGCATTTCTTCAAATAAATCCCTTATCAATTTTAATACCGCTGGGGTAGTGATGCTGACTCCTTCAAGTTCTGCTTTGATCTCTCTGGTATCGAGTTTCATTTCAACGCCATCATAATTGGTCTCATATATAAAATCTATATCTGGGTTTCCATGAATCAGTAAAATAATTGTAGACCCAATGTCGCCAAGGGGTCTGCGGTCAATATGGCTATTCTTGAAAGTCGCAATTATCTCAGTGCCCTTGCCTAACTCAGATGAAATGACAATATCTCCATCTGCTTCAAGTGCAGATTGTTCCAGCAAGGATATCCCTAAACCTACTCTCCTCGTTGTGCGCGTTGTGATGAATGGATCGCGCACATTATTCAACATATTTTTATCCATACCCTTGCCGTTATCTCTGATTGTGATCATAAGCTGATCGTTTTTAGTATCAACACAAATGATAATTTCAACGAGTGTTGCCCCGGCTGAGAGAGAATTTTCAACGATGTCTAGTATGTGTAGAGAAAGATCTTCCATATCAAAATAAACCTTGTCCCTCCTTAGGCTCACTTAAAACCTGACGCCCTCCCCTGCCCTCTAAGGCCATTCTAAACTCATTCATACATAGTTTTTCAAGAATTATAGAGGTTATACAGACTCCGATCTCATTTAAATTGTGAGCATCGGATGAGATAACAAATGGAAATTTAGTGTATTCCCTAAATTGAAATTTCGCCTTGTCAATGGTCAATCTTCTCGAAACCTCAATCCCATCAAGCTCCAAATTCTCTGGTATAAAGCCCAGTTGACCAATGAGGCTATAACTTTCACGATCAATATGTGCGGCCACTGCCAGACCCTGTAATTTATGTATTGTTTCAATGACCTCATCAACGCTCATTGTAGTTGCGCCAATTAGCAACCTATCATTTAATCCCTCAACCTCGTCGTGCTCATTTGCAATGACCTGTAATCCAAATAAATCCTCATCATTTTCACCAGGGAGCAGGTGATCAAAGACAATCTCCTGCATTGATACAGCATTATCTACCGATGTGAAGAGTGCGATAATATGCGCTTCCTCAGAGGTTGTAACTTCCATTCCAGGAATCACAAGTAGATCAGTTAGATCAGCATACCGGGCTGCCCTTATCACAGCTTCCACGTTCTCAGCGCTATTATGGTCTGTTATGGCAATTATTGATAATTTCTTACGAACAGCCTCACGGATAATCTTCTGTGGCGTCATGTCAAGGCTAGCGCAAGGCGAGAGGCAGGTATGTATATGTAGATCTGCATTAAATACACGCAACACTTTGATGTCTTCCCTCTTTCCACTCTTATCAATGGAAATGCTACAATATTAGATTATTATTTCATTTCACACTATCGACCAACAATTCCCATATTAAATAATCTTCCTATCAATTCAAAGGTCGACATCTTGGTAATCATAATAGGGATATTCTCATCCTCTGCTTTTGTCTTAGTTCCCTCTTCTGGCTCTCTTCCATTGACTAATACTATAGCAGCAAGGGATTTCATTACAGCTACTGCAACAATATTCTGATGTGTCTGTAATGTTACCCATAGATCACCCTCATTGGCATTGGCTATTACATCACTCAACAAATCGCTTGAGTAGCCCCTCGTTACATCAACATCCAGGTAATCAGCTGCAGTCCTAATCTCAAATTCGAGATCTTTAGCTATTTGACTCAATTTCATTGGAATCCTCGGTTAGTATTCTAATTATCAGAGTGGTACCCACACCTGGTATCGAATTGATTTCCATCTTATCAGCATTCTTTTTGATGTTACAAAGCCCCATTCCAGCGCCAAATCCGAGTTCTCTTATCCAGTCAGCAGCAGTAGAATAACCCGGCTCAAGGGCTTTATCAATGTCCTCAATCCCTGGACCTTGATCCTCAATCTTTAAATAGATTTCATCAGGTGTCACCCTGTATTCCATAATTCCGCCATTTGTATAAATAACTACATTCATTTCTGCCTCATATGAGGCAATGGCTAATCTATGAATAATATCTGGCCTGATGCCTAGGCGTTTGAAATTCCTTTTCATGCTGGTAGAAGCTAAACCAGCTCTTTCGAAATCTTGTCCAATAACACGATAGATAAGATTAATTTCCTTATAATCAGCAATAATATCCTCAAAGATATGACTCGCT
Proteins encoded:
- a CDS encoding tetratricopeptide repeat protein is translated as MVSYKWLLVTLSSLLALRLININTSYAAALIDKGNNRKLKIFYTKDDIRGWNSVLIGKVIMIGTSLKSKEKMPQSKIHENTRATVRLYSSEGIKINDILYIINEKNLIIARITVLSIFYSKTFGFLLVGDGNLILANIGDRVVHRREADYSKYAFAHNARGDYYSDIGQTGKAISHYNKTLKHDSGNPEAHLSLGYIYLNNNMLNFAYKEFHEAYRWIGRLYDNEDKYLLLKGLVETRYKEVYYQSLPKEIRLNYINDGIKYSKEALRIYPNSKEVNLYLGMFYYKNPEPNDIDAKNQFLKVIDLDPNNIDAYIALAELYYKHRNNKKARQYAEQALRIDPLNKRAKFIISISE
- a CDS encoding peptidoglycan DD-metalloendopeptidase family protein, encoding MGKKIYIISTITIFVLIVTIAIYNSLVSGNPNELKIFYPKEEIERVENSIIIDGLHKTNESSNNGDKVDIQIGSIIYDNTFDDSFIDQDEEEKYNQKKQIKKDRNYRRVKKCKIDKGKDLIEQLRKKDKKWHLTSHKIKNDENLWSISRKYKTDHRLIIRVNNIKDANRIIAGKNLLIPNKNCLKYRVKKGDYLLKISKKYKVDVQKIINTNKIKNNIIKIGQTIFIPDAVQPILLSNKNRRSERYLNKRRAKPKKFYWPINGRITSAFGKRMDPITKKKRFHCGIDIRAPIGTPVRASAMGKVIFSGWKNKYGRVIVVRHDNNYITVYAHNKKNIVKTNDKVYKGETIAFSGASGAVTGPHLHFEIRKYLTPLNPLRFLR
- a CDS encoding aspartate-semialdehyde dehydrogenase — translated: MKKYNVVILGATGAVGIEFRKILIERKFPINNIRFLGSSSVGKAIDFGNRKVEVEPVKDDSFKGFDIGLFSAGATISKQIARNAADSGCVVVDNSSAWRMEPDVPLVVPEVNPDDIKWHKGIIANPNCSTIQMVLPLKPIHDAVKIKRVVVSTYQAVSGTGVKAIDELTKQTKDILEGKEPRKSVYPHQIAFNALPFIDVFMPNGYTKEEMKMVDETKKILGDDSIKITATTVRVPVYYCHSESVNIETERRLEPEYAKELLSNTKGISIIDDPAHDHYPLAVDAAGKDDVYVGRIRRDDSIPNGINMWIVSDNIRKGAALNTIQIAELMIEKGII
- a CDS encoding FapA family protein; this translates as MKLIIFYFDPKVTKILVEKTDEDGNKSIVISSPNNFVAKNEIIAKVVNVDSSDDVVLHLDDGYNYYNIENFISIKAANGIIFDEISSVYRASQYGFVVFNRNSSQIVLHSTLQITKDKLKAYYLIYPTKFQKIPTYQEICEVLSKNRILASLDEKSIMDQMEKIDINSTRINRLVVAAGKDPVNGYNEYYIPIVEMKKKAGKMLDDGSIDYREVNSIVSIHKGEKILQKIPPVEPVDGYNIYGETAKAIIENKEGYIRAKNIIQSADELIYVSAIDGCLEIIGNKVSVSPVATVKGNVDYETGNIDFNGSVHIFDSILPGFSVKAKGDIKVENNIDDATVEAGGDVIVNSGISGKGSTIVRAMGRVKSKFILNSTIEAGDIEVEDSIINSYIFSNDKIELTHKHGKIIGGEALALHEIIVNVSGVPKENKTILAVGRSLYIDRDLMKIKERIDPLKSEIEEITEKIRTSYGEELFHNPKDFISILPPIKKKACLSLLSDLTIRNKELKELSEQYNEIEGKLKFEREPIVVIKNEVYPGTLIKIKKQVRLIDEKLENVKFYEDSENKEIRYTSAI
- a CDS encoding ATP-binding protein produces the protein MSLRRDKVYFDMEDLSLHILDIVENSLSAGATLVEIIICVDTKNDQLMITIRDNGKGMDKNMLNNVRDPFITTRTTRRVGLGISLLEQSALEADGDIVISSELGKGTEIIATFKNSHIDRRPLGDIGSTIILLIHGNPDIDFIYETNYDGVEMKLDTREIKAELEGVSITTPAVLKLIRDLFEEMPVF
- a CDS encoding PHP domain-containing protein produces the protein MLRVFNADLHIHTCLSPCASLDMTPQKIIREAVRKKLSIIAITDHNSAENVEAVIRAARYADLTDLLVIPGMEVTTSEEAHIIALFTSVDNAVSMQEIVFDHLLPGENDEDLFGLQVIANEHDEVEGLNDRLLIGATTMSVDEVIETIHKLQGLAVAAHIDRESYSLIGQLGFIPENLELDGIEVSRRLTIDKAKFQFREYTKFPFVISSDAHNLNEIGVCITSIILEKLCMNEFRMALEGRGGRQVLSEPKEGQGLF
- a CDS encoding DRTGG domain-containing protein, whose amino-acid sequence is MKLSQIAKDLEFEIRTAADYLDVDVTRGYSSDLLSDVIANANEGDLWVTLQTHQNIVAVAVMKSLAAIVLVNGREPEEGTKTKAEDENIPIMITKMSTFELIGRLFNMGIVGR
- a CDS encoding CBS domain-containing protein, which gives rise to MDSEYAKTQVILLELRISDVMRKDVITLHPNDKMSHLRETLKSYRISGVPIIDGDELVGIISIEDLIRWLSDGGGDYAVSDKMTRNPDCFFADQPLMQVMRLFDELGYGRFPVLDRKSKRMVGILTKGDIIEGVMRKLEHEYKEEEIRQYRASHIFEDIIADYKEINLIYRVIGQDFERAGLASTSMKRNFKRLGIRPDIIHRLAIASYEAEMNVVIYTNGGIMEYRVTPDEIYLKIEDQGPGIEDIDKALEPGYSTAADWIRELGFGAGMGLCNIKKNADKMEINSIPGVGTTLIIRILTEDSNEIESNS